Genomic DNA from Mixophyes fleayi isolate aMixFle1 chromosome 7, aMixFle1.hap1, whole genome shotgun sequence:
TCATCATGGGAGTGGTTAATATCTTCATGTCTGGTTTATTTATTACAGATTCAATAGGACTGTTGTTCACAGCTTGGTATGCTTTGGAGGCTTTCCACATAATAACCGTTCTTCTACCATTCCAAATGTACTTCACCATTTGGTTATTTGCCTTTCTCTGTGTGCATTATTGTGTCACCATCACCAACTTCAAAACACGTCTCTTTGTTTGGATGAAGAGAAATCTCTCAACTTTCCTGCCTTATCTCCTTGTGCTGTCAGGAGTTTGGTCATTTGTCCTAAGTCTTCCATCCCTTTGGTATGTCACCTTGAAGACTCAAGTACAATTTTTTGGAAATAGCTCCACGATGAATAATATGGTTGTTTGTGATAATTTACCATACACAATACTTATTAACGTACTCAGCTACTGTTTGCCATTTATTGTCATTCTCATTTCCCTGACATTGACAGTGACCTCACTTGCAAAACACATCCGGAATATAAATCAGAATAATTCTGGAACTGCTCATCCTAATCTCCAGGCCCATATCAATGCTATAAGAACAATGATCCTCTTTCTTATAGTTTCTGTAATCTTCAGCATAGCTGCGTTCTTCATCTTTACAGGAACAGTTGCACCTGATAGTCCAGCGTCTTTTATTATCTGGTGTATAATGGAGTTGTTTCCAGCAGCAGAGGCCATCATCATTATCCAGGCCAGCTCCAAGCTCAGGAAGATATTCTGGGGGGAGTTCCTTTGCTGAGCAATTGATGGGGACTTAAATCAGAGGTGGGATCATTATAATTGCTTGTTATTATTTAATCAAAAtcaaagataaaacaatgttCTTCTTTTTATTGCTTAGTCTTGAAGGTTTTGCATTATTTAGAGACTGTATTAGAATGTTCACTACTAAATTGACATGTTTAGGAGAAGCTCTGTGAATCTGTCTCATTCATGCATCTCAACATTCTTATGAGAAGAACAAGATTAAATCACGTGATAGAGCACTCAGCTCATCCAATGCCCATTCTACCGGTTATATAACTATTCTCTCAGATCAGGTATAATTATTCAGAAATTTCATTCACACTCTGGCTATTCACATTTGAGATAAATACCCACATTAACCAACATCTTAAACATTTCTTTACAAATCTCTTTAAAGTGAGGTATTCTGATAACATTGTCATAGATTAACCATTGTTATAAGTGTGGATGTATGATAACATGTCTATATGCAGAAATGTGCTCTTATTAGCAAAGTCTGGAACTAGTTAGTAACTTAACTGCTTTAACTCATGAATGGACTGTAAtttgaaaatgaaagaaaacatcaGAACAAACAGAATTTTCCCTATACAGAAGGGTAGAAAACAGTTGTCAGTTCTATTGTGTGGACTGGTGtaattcagagaaaatatgattgtgatttttagtatCTGTTATTTATTTTCCTCTAGCTTGTAATACACTTTTTCCTTGGTATGACAACAcgttataattttgttttattttgtattaatgacTCCCCAAAAAAGTCTGATATATTGTGGAGGAGGCTGACCTGCCTTAGTGTATATAGCCTCTCGTTTACCATATTTCTGTGGCTGTCACTTAGTTTACATCAGTGGTTTATATTAGAACCAGAAGAACATTTTGCTATTATCAGATTAATCACAATTTCACTGGACACATATTAAGTACTCAGCGCAATACTATTTAACGTAATTTTGAGCGATATGTGCTTCCTTTATTTTAAGGCAGGAAACCACAGCAGAATGCGTATTAAAGCCTTGATCCTAAGTGTTGCTGCTTTATTTCCATACTTATATTTCTTTACTCGCGTGATTAGGTTAATATGCAATAAAACAAGCTGGAATACTTACGTAAGTCCTTGTTGATCTAATAACGGAGGTGAATAATAGTGATTACGATAGGTAGCACTTAGGCATGTCTAACCCACACCAGATAGGAGCTTCCCACCAATGGCGCATAAATGCATCTTAGGCGGGCAGTGATTTCATCCAGAATAGTGATTGCATATATCGCTAGTTATTTAACATTATTCACATGTTTGCCCCATTAAGTTACATCAGTCATGGCCACTCTTTGCAATGATGACTTAATGGAGCAATTTACCATTACAGTCATACCGGGACAGCGCACCCGATAAGAGGCTATCCCGATGACGACTGTGCCCCATTGACAGTTCCTTCCCCGTCTAATAATCAAAGCCATTGAAGAAGGAACATTGGGCTACAAATGCGCACAGTCCAGCTTGTtgggagggatccgaagatccctatCCAGCAATGCTGAGACGGCGTTAACTATCAGGGTTAAGCTCATATACGCTAAAATAAATTGCTGCAGACCACAGTCCCCATGGAGAATCAATTTGCAAAAATTTGCTTaaacaatggaaaaaaacaacattttccatATGTTTTTAAGGTTGCTATAAAAGCCCCTTTATATGATATATTTTACTGTAAgtatacaagtatatatatatatatatatatatatatatatatatatatatctataatataaatgcctagtggcgtgtgctagtctgtctgtgtgtgtgtgtaaaaaataaaaccacgctgcagcgccacctgctgggcagagttatacactgacctactaaattcttagtgtgtgtggaaaaaaaaattcagaaagggctgaaatttggtatactaagatgtttttaatttgttaatttaatttgttaattgttaaaagtgtttataaagattttaaaaaaatatatatttcttgaaggagaagtgacagttgggagtggttggtggttgccgggggtgacagtggggagtggttggtggttgccgggggtgacagagtgagaggagtgtgatactcaggaccgctgagagagatccctgtgtctggatagacatctcgatagatgtggcgatgaaaatgaaggatgaggtgatggagaagaatgatgaggtggtgacatgtggacaaaaccacgttaaaaaagggcgcttacatcgggaagtaatgctcttcccctgaggaggcctgggctatggcccaaatgcatgacaataacctttttaacaccttaagtagcttgatttgactataatgcatgagtatcatgcacgggttaacttgtgtatatatatatatatatatatatatatatatatatatatatatatatccggcATATTTCATTAGGTTAATACAGAGGTTTAACAACAATAATTTCCATCTTGTTGATGTTCCTATTTTTCTCCATAGACAGAGACTCTGGGGGTAAGTAAATGCCCTCAACACATTATAAAATAGGACTGTACACAGTATTAATATAATACTCCCTGGATAGTTATACTCTCAGGGACTGAATTATCCTTATTACAGTAAAATCTGGAAGTATATTAACTGCACAGGTCTTGAAGACTCATCATTATCTGATTTCTAAAATGAGATTTTCTTTTTACTGAAGAATACACATTGTGTGATCTACCTTCACCCTGTGCTTTATACATGTTTTCCTCTGTTGTGCAATTTCATGAGACACATTGCGGGAAGTGACTGCATTGAGTTCGGTAAGTTTGTATTATAAAAACACTGCATTGTCCACAACAGACTGTAGTTTTCAAATCCTTGTTtatcagttcaaacaatgccataatataatgaaatgtaaaatattggAAATATCAGGCAAGTGTTTTGTAACAATTTTAGattaaaaaaccaaacaaaagatCCTTATGGGAATTTTCTTGCAAATGCAGCCGATGCAGACCAGCagtttacatctatgtgactgttagGAGACTTATTAGTTGCAGTTGCTACAGGTACCAATACATGCACATGGTGATGACGAATGGCACCATGATCCTATCATTTGTGACTGGATGATTGCGGAGGAACCTCCATCAtagcagactgatcaaatactcAGAAACTAGGAATAAGGATTAGatgaatataagtattttatGTACTATCATATGAGCTCCATCTGACCAGTTGCACCCTCTACAACAAGTACACAATGTTTTATACCCAGTATTGCATCACAAGAAAATACATCAACAAAATGATTACATTTGGTTTACAATTCATCACACCATTGATTAAGGCAGTGACACCTCCTCCCTCCAAGGACATCAATTGGTTTTACTGGAAACTTCTGCAGTCAGATCATTTACAGAGAATTCATCGTCTCTTATGAGACATAATTTACTTGCACAAACAGAGCAATGTTACTGCCAGACAGTGATAAAACATTTAATGAGAAAACTTAAAACAATGTAATATTGCTTAACTTTTGAACCATCTTGTTTTATGCTTCAGACCCTTTGTTTTTACTCTCATCCAGCCTCATATTATCACACTGCTATCAGTCACTACCACAAGTGTGCAGTACATATGGtgccccatcatgaaataataagtgttgccaaCATTTGCAGTCAAAAAAttattgcccccttaatgtcATCATAAAATAATATTACCACCTTACTTTCATTACATATtatttttgccccttaatcagtAAATAATGATTGCACCATAATTAATAAGATAATGTTgcctgtttgagcaatctcacctaGCGGAACTACTTCTAATTTTCTGCCAGTTTTTCTTATGGTTTTTCATCAGATTTCACAATCAAAACGTTTTTTGTGGCTAAAAATTGGAACGACGATCTGTAATATGGAGCATTTGAAAACTGTCATCTTCAATTGTTTTCTATCAGTTTTCTAACATGGTTTGTGAATTGAACTTAGTAGCACTTACATTGTGTAGTGGTGCAAGTTGCCCTTAAAATAAGTTACAAGATCATAAtggtaaaagaaaaaatgtaaaaaaaaatttcaatagAGTAAAACAACCATATCATTATTACCGTACCATCTACAATGAGACTCTTTGTCAAATCTGGGCAGTCCAACTGGTGACATGTAGACATGATTTGACACTCAGGCTTCTTGAAAGCACAATAGCACCATCTTCCCTGGCAagactattattataattatttacttcatgtatataaaacaacatattcAACATTGCTGTACACACACCAAAAACTgcactatcccccccccccccccccccccccgtctcaaAAAACAGCACAAGGCTTAGtaaagctgtttgggagggggtgcacactttttaaaaaaaaataatatttttttttaacttcttttttCAATACATCAAGGTCTATTGCACCAGGAGAAACCACCTGCAAAACATACATCttctagagacctatctgcgactgctttcaactcagcataacATGTAAAGAGTGTGAACACATCTTTACATTGCTTGGTTCACTCactacctcccccgttccacctctctaagcacagAGAGGTGCGATGGGAAGATCTGTCTCAgtctgagtgcaaactgagatggatccttggctaaaagggCTATCAGAGTACATTAGAGACTAGTAAAATCTGTTTCTTTATAATAAAGTCCACATAATTCATAGTGAAAGGGGTTTATAAAAGAGCTAATGGATATACAGTGAACTAGGTGGTTTTACCAAGGGCCTATTAATACTCTATATAAGTTCTTGAACTTCACTGGTTTTAATCAACACTCATCGTAATTAAAATATGCACAGACATTAGTAGAATGACTGAGCCTATGCTGAACACTGTAAACACACTCTGGGGCTCAAATGtctgtttgctttgtgtaaaaaatgcacatttgtactacacatgctcagaaacaaagCACTTATCTAGGTCCATATACATCTTTGGTACTTATACCTCTTTGCGCTTGGAGATGCAGAAAGAGGGAAGGAATGGATAGGCAAATACAGACCAAGTACAATAGGGGTTTGGTTGCCTCATTGCGAACTGAGGACGACCCACGCGGAGACACTGATATACCCGTATCACTTGATGATGATggtcgccagcactagctagttgcttcttattggctgattgcagatgtGCCTCTGAAACTTTTATCATTGCATGTgcctttattatataattttgtaggcatatgtttgaattatttttattgctacttttatttgtacatttaaagGAAGATTATGTTGTATTATATAGTTAGTTAGTCAGTTAGTTACATTTATATAAAACTTTATAGTCAGCATGTATTTTGCTGTATGAAAATTCAGGTTAAAAAGCTTTTCTCGTGCTTATGACGTGgctgggtgtaagtgtatctgggtgtaaatgtatctgggtgtaaatgtatctgggtataagtgtatctgggtgtaagtgtatctgggtgtaaatgtatctggGTGTAAAGCTGGCTCAGGTGTAGACTTGGACATTACTTGAGAGGCCTCCaactcagcatatgggtgtaaatatattattttacgtGCACATTTTTAGCTTGTGCCCCTTTGTGTAGAGGTTTAGCAGCATCTCATATCTGAAATAATTACTGCAGAGATGGAGCAGGAAAACTTTTATATTAACAATGATAATACAACTTGTGTATTTCTACAATATATCATTATTGTTTTTGGTTCCAGTTTACTGCTGACATGGAAGACTTTAATAACGAGCAGTTGCTGAGTCCTCAGAATGAAACAGTCATCAGTAAAGTCCTAATTATTGGATTTGGGGCCCATTACAGAGTAAGACTTATgctctttagtatatttttagtCACGTATGTGGTGACTTTTTCTGGAAATTTTCTGATCATATTGTCCATGTTCTGCTGTAAACATCTACAGTCACCCATGTACTGGTTTCTCTCCAACCTGTCACTCTCGGAGATTGTGTTCACCAGCAGTATCACTCCTCCCATGCTGCATGTGTTACATACAGATGGGGCCACATTTTCAATCGTTGGCTGTTTCACTCAGTTCTATATGTTTGGATCTCTTGCTGTGACTGAGAGTTTCctgctctcagtgatgtcatatgACAGATTCCTGGCCATCTGCAAACCGCTTCATTATACATTGATTATGGTCCCCAGATTATGTCTCTATCTAATACTCACCTGCTGGGCTGGGGCTTTCCTTATCATGTCCATCACATTGTGCTTCTTATGTAGACTACGTTTATGTGGATTAAATATCATTGACCACTTCTTCTGTGATTTTGCTCCtattttgaaattattttgttCCGACACCTCCACAGTTGAAATGGTTGTGTCTTTACTTTCATCTGCAGCGACACTGATGCCGTTCCTCCTGATAGTTGTAACATATGGATGTATCATTGGAGCTATCGCCAACATCTCATCATCAAGGATGAAGGAGAAGGCATTCTCCACCTGCAGTTCCCATCTAGGGGTTGTATCCACTTATTACACCACAATGATCATGGTGTATGTAGTTCCAGCCAGTCATTTATTAGTGGCTAACAAGGTTCTCTCACTTCTTTATACAGTTATAACACCATTAGTCAACCCTTTTATATACACCCTGAGGAATCAGGAAATCAAAATTGCCATAAGACAAATTTTGTCCTCAATCAACAGAGCCTAGAAAACTTAATTCTAAAGTTGATTAGGACAAAgcattatttatttcaaatatatcatCCGTATCATCTAACTAATGAAATTTGCAAGACCCATATACTCTTGAAAACCCAAATTCATGGAAAATTCTGGTGTTAAACATCTTTGGTCCAGGGTCAGAACAGAAACTTTAAGTCTCCCCCAATCTTTGTGGCTCTGTCACAGTATGTGACCCGCTACTGCACACATGCAGACATCAATACCCTCTTCATGTCCTTAATGCTTGTAAAGACACAACCTGGAAGATCCTATTAGAGCACGTGGTTTCACAATAGTTGGTTTACTTAGCCTTATATAAAGAATGCTGGGAATTCTAAATTGTGTAAATTTGCCTTTACAATTCAGCGCTGTGTTAAATTTTATCTGTCAACTCggcgaactcccgcgagttgacaaaaccggaccataatacatttaccccctggtgtaagtTCGCTCTGCCTAAAAGTTATGCGTAGTATATTAACAAGAAGAACAGACAgagcaggatacgcacatgcatagcTGTAATGTAATgtcacaaatgtaaaaaaaaactttttttttataaaataattgaacAACTCATAAcactataataattaataaaaatatgtcctttaacctttatttttatttttctatattttattttttacattatttacataaatcaggatgtatCCATAGCTTGCTTTACATTCTATCCTGCCAGGCTTGCGGTGGTCTGATCTGTAGTCATCCCACTTTTGGTGGGCACATGAAAGGTTGCAGATTTAAGGAGCAGGTTTCCGCTGTAAGTCTTTCTTGGTATGTGGGTCAGTGAAGTCCGACAGATTCTTTACCTCAAGTCAATATTCCCCTCAGAACAAAAACACACTATTGTTCATGGAAACTGAGCCTGGAAATTAATCGCTTGAGGATTTTCATGAGATAATGCAATAAAATCATAATGGAATCATATGCATTCTATGTGAATTATTTGGTGAGCATTTCCTGCCTGACTTCTCCTAAAGTTACAAAGCAATATTTGTTATTAAACTCGTAAGATCATGGGACTAGAAATAACCAGTTAGCCTAGCTGTAAGTCTGAAGTGCTCCATGCCTAGGATTCTTGGCTCTGTGTACTGCATTGAGCATGATGCCTATGAAATTTACCGGGTACACAGCTACACCGAGCTGGTGAGTAACAAAAAGTGTGTCCATGCAGCACAAAAGTAAAAGGATGGAAAGAttgaggttgttccagtgaagggggcagcatgggagaaatcttgtattTTGGAGTGGGATAAGGTGATCAGGGCGGAGTAGAGGCgctggtcattggccgagcgcagggaacagaagggagtgtgaatggagagaaggttagagaaATAGTGGGCAGTTGAGTGGGAGAGAaccttgtaggtgatggtgagaaGTTTGTAAAGGAActgataggggaaggggagccagtgcacGGCAAGGCAGACAGGAGAGGCAGAAGAGAAGCTTCATGAAAGGAAGATATGTCTTGCAGCCACGTTGAGTATATAACGGGGTGggtgagatgggagtgggggaggccggtaaggagaaggttacagtaatcaagaagagagaagatgagtgcatggataatagttttggtggcatcctgagagaggaagggccggatgcaggcaatgtttagtagttggaagtgacagaattgggcaagggattaaatgtgggggcaaaagagagggaggagtcgaggatgacgccTAGACAGTGGAGATGGAGGTGTTTTTAACAGTGATAGAAAGGTCATGGTGGAGGAAGAATCTAGAAGGattgaagacaatgagttcagttttagcaatattaattttgagaaagcgttagaacatccaggaggagatagcggagaggcagtcagatacacgagagaggagggggggggagatcgGAAGAAGAGTTATAGATTTAGATGTATATGTAGATTTAATAGCATATTTATAACTATCATAAATAAATCTCCTTGCAAAGGTAGTTCAGGTTTATTCAAAGGAATATACTTCCTATTCTGCTCTAAATCCCCAGGACCAATATTTATATCATAAGATTATGCTTATATTATCAAGAAAGACTGGACAAAaaatgtagcttcatttaaaatattttctattctAATTATCACTCTAATTGTAACAATCAAGTATAAAACATTGTATTACTCCTAGATGTATCATACATGTTaccatatatgtaataaaatatattacactcattgtctgtttaataaatatataagttttgcatgtgtgtgtgtgttagaatcAGTGTTTAAgggtgtgtgtattgtgtgtgtgatggtgtgTCTGAAGCAGTGCTACCTATTGTGAAGGGTGTGTGTAGGTGTTCTTGTATTGtatggggagaggaaagaatgtaTGGAGGAGAGTTGTATACAAAATCCTTCCTTTTGGAATCCAAGAAAACACAACACTATGAAACTGAAATAACATTTATACCTCATAACACTCACATTCATTATACATGAACCAAAGCCAGAGTAGAAATGGTGGCCTAAATAGTAGAAATACCCAAATCGGAAGAGCTAATAGAAATGGCAAGAAAGGGGCAGATACAATTTTCTTTTGGATGAAGATAATGATACAGTTGCTATAAGTGAAGTGTTGATGGATCAGGTAGTTTGCAATTTTCTCCTCAGTTGTTATACAGGATTTATATCTCAGTTGGTAAAGCTGATTTCTTCCTTACTCACCCAGTATACAGTCTTTCTGATGTTGTTTACTGGTAAGCAAAATCTGCTCTTGCTCGTCCTGAAGCTTTCCAGGCTGCTGGATTCCAAGTGGCTATTTGCCAACTGAGCCAATCAGGTCACTGTTCAGTGTCTGCAATAACAGTTCATCCGGGGATATCTGTATACCAGCATATAGAACTGTTCCATCTGAAATTCATGAATGGGTACAAATCCAGCAATTTCAATAGTCCCCTATATGTCAAGACTCAAGTTACAGGTTCA
This window encodes:
- the LOC142098245 gene encoding olfactory receptor 11A1-like, whose amino-acid sequence is MEDFNNEQLLSPQNETVISKVLIIGFGAHYRVRLMLFSIFLVTYVVTFSGNFLIILSMFCCKHLQSPMYWFLSNLSLSEIVFTSSITPPMLHVLHTDGATFSIVGCFTQFYMFGSLAVTESFLLSVMSYDRFLAICKPLHYTLIMVPRLCLYLILTCWAGAFLIMSITLCFLCRLRLCGLNIIDHFFCDFAPILKLFCSDTSTVEMVVSLLSSAATLMPFLLIVVTYGCIIGAIANISSSRMKEKAFSTCSSHLGVVSTYYTTMIMVYVVPASHLLVANKVLSLLYTVITPLVNPFIYTLRNQEIKIAIRQILKRKIIKLLIFSITKSHIHDPECATSNLFIKLCKSSVRNVTGSDILNEIMKIRESKKILQPGVINRQSVTRLNVIVCVPDQAQ